From the genome of Caloenas nicobarica isolate bCalNic1 chromosome 16, bCalNic1.hap1, whole genome shotgun sequence, one region includes:
- the HECTD4 gene encoding probable E3 ubiquitin-protein ligase HECTD4 isoform X5 translates to MAVQNHLLSNTILIKPDDNDDSDSSLQGETLKVQELKTSILSLATQILTGCDEVLEMLQQVTTALINSDISDREQRLKGLEQITKATMLGHLLPVLLTSLMHPNLQTLTMADALMPQLVQLVLYTSQTALLLKTQSPVFSELNSSPSGASEQKGKLLPDERMLEEKEEPGFLTGLKIPAPWAAGKTVETVHPVRDNYKFKETVHIPGARCLYLRFDNRCSSQYDYDKSNSVFYVLKLVIYAGPNTNSRKVAEYGGNTLGYGSRSVLGTGWPKDLVKVEGDTVTFSFEMRSGREHNTPDKAMWGFACTVRAQESSEDVSGGLPFLVDLALGLSVLACSMLRILYNGPEITKDEETCQELLRSKLLQRCQWQVEANGVISPALTPSPSPLPLTIDEDREFTYPSDVLVPPVGHYFDLPRIRLPPGIMIKLREISGRARPQFRPSIKEVIQPEVMEEMVVSCVIKHLNLVDALQSLINFQYQEEHAEEYDLLCKIMGETFKKLNAMERQLQSVAELEQKWQNEVDDAMHGKLENNVPFFYDYHFNESKMKELELLCSMKEVSFDGSDLENVVLALREKFFQEVNSLIQKTSHPLAKTKTLVKSLMNRAELLLHVTIAAQSGITRSISGTPAETPACKSASETKVISHAVRQPVFLRSMSAPSDLEMIGNEDIEFARSSQRRRHVTSHRSSSFTLLQSLAIEDSRDKPTYSVLLGQLFAFIGTNPDQAVSSSSFLLAAQTRWRRGNTRKQALVHMRELLTAAVRVGGVTHLVGPVTMVLQGGPRIEELTCGGMVEQVQEAFGETMTSVVSLCARYPIACANSIGLLCTIPYTRSEEKCLVRSGLVQLMDRLCSLSSQTESSSNEKQTKKQKVATMAWAAFQVLANRCVEWEKEEGGSTEAVHSGLARQVSSLLTNHLARATECCGNQAAGNDALQDVLSLLNDLSRSHIGKAILSQPACVSKLLSLLLDQRPSPKLVLIILQLCRAALPLMSVEDCGNVELPPWSYSVPSLNSEQDDPSDPASKIASLLLAKLADYVVPGCQTVLSPTASEPDTALAKASPKNSIKGDKDPGEESEAVDGKLSIFIHKREDQSSHEVLQPLLSSSEGRPFRLGTGANMEKVVKMDRDMTKSGCCEVITEEAAAALRKATKWAQSGLIVSVGPPIETVNPETTSGLSTGDKKKTAQTSICRERNSELARTDPVRPFISGHVANSMAAEVIALLHSLLMAPESNAAQIWTTTAEKVLSRALMYIPQLGKYAESILENGSSSGRKLAKLQRIARQAVAALCALGGFKETIKIGSEVQVLGKGIAGSIGVVASINEQEGIATVKFPPTSIDNRKTSQASDTLTIPLSRLYVPRSEALPLHKLSITEKVVQAVQSMLLPQEGSLSIHTSLPATGDGSTPVMAVVRLLAEIRTRACLVMAQLLEDSSFCEEFIQQCPAAVEVLNLVAQECSPGERLLVVEMQCERLRMLYRDCARPPPPPLQADRRQPKEITWSPSRVFPPVRACMFSSHLTAVTFLADPSAGGGLPRGTFIYATSPVPVQAPSFYWEIEIVSYGDTDDDTGPIVSFGFATEAEKRDGAWTNPVGTCLFHNNGRAVHYNGSSLLQWKSVRLDVTLSPGDVAGIGWERTEGTPPPPGQPAKGRVYFTYCGQRLGPYLEDVSGGMWPVVHIQKKNTKVRANFGSRQFAYAEGQAHRNAADLCIDLAEEISANFEALPFAMASDSDNDAGTSIASDPGTHGPPCRIAAVATAQQQYDSDTSCHYKMELSYENFITSGPDPHPPPIADDESDDDDDDDIPREDHYALLVKAWETKVFPTIRRRFRNEAERKSGLDQIKGALQLGMVDIARQTVEFLYEENGGIPRDLYLPTIEDIKDEANKFTIDKVRKGLTVVTRSPDSNNVTSSAVGTALPKFAIRGMLKTFGLHGVVLDVDSVNELVQVETYLRSEGVLVRYWYPIDMLERPPAGYRRTATNGLVTLDNTNIQIHRELLRSEAALAKLYCRMALLNIFAPKSPHMFTRLFHIPAIRDITLEHLQLLSNQLLAPPLPDGTISSSSILLAQSLQHCVRSQNCAATDLFYQGNSQAIREWLTVAITRTLHQGEESLLDLTKQICSFLQTAPEQFPAEEFPISESKVNMDVNFPGAAFVIVSCKESQSGFRKDSSLYKAPWARVLVYGLGHKVKRNGQLNLIEAVCYPRDASPTNTGLTPPPTTNQYPSVITPTDKVHIKLGVSPPPGAVLVLHSLPLEFPLAMAFTEQLLTWKLEDGDGKSEDELDTIPASVLLQVVEFLGNFLWTTDMAACVKELIFHLLAELLRKIHNLEQKKNPAGLSSSIALQLNPCLAMLMALQSELHKLYDEETQNWVSGSACGGSGVGVADQGRFSTYFHALMEICLAVAEVTLPINMSVTANVMSSTSAPNLSDSSSSSSSSPGQTPQSPSLLSKRKKVKMKREKTSSSGKRSSSRAAETDAAILSIGGSKPEDMLWFHRALTLLIILRHLTKKDPQGLGVTNDAVADACQALVGPTAHSRLLVISGIPTHLEESTVRSAIRKACNAHGGVFKDEIYIPLQEEDPKKTKDKAEGGECRTELEKPTVSSSADSLDVSSSSSVTPAMSVSASASTSQASLCSSQGISRTVSDISVDQFQAGLELAIPPGLLEPHVVSSQESLDLSHCSTGSLGSLGSLGEPLDNAETVSVSDVGSMYTVTSLDNQPLLSRPIKGFAVVEIRSRAKIEKIRASLFNSSDLIGLSSLDGEDELMEMSTEEILTVSTVNQSLFDTQGSPALEDYFNDKSIKGEKLVPGAREVLTEIFKSCIHSEQMLSLTPAKPIKVADIYLSKEQINSQTPGNLLHVFFTNVRPPKKVLEDQLTQILRKYGVPKPKFDKSKYNKAGKEQHPVKVVSTKRPVTKQPTKEKSMLNSVSRTALSEKKPTVKPKSPEKSKPEEKDPEKSPTKKQEVPEEKYLTLDGFHRFVVDRSKQDIRSVWRAILSCGYDLHFERCACIDARHAQKASRKWTLEMDVALVQYINRLCRHLAITPARLHPHEVYLDTADAADPRISCLLNVPVESLRLRFALLQSLNTTLETFFLPLVELRQSEMYTHSIAALLQEAKGLIFYDTKVTVMNRVLNATVQRTADHAAPEITLDPLEIVGGEIRSSENSYFCQAARQLACVPSSQLCVKLASGGDPTYAFNIRFTGEEVHGTSGSFRHFLWQVCKELQSSSLSLLLLCPSSAVNKNKGRYILTPSPITYAEEQLFHFFGQLLGIAIRADVPLPLDLLPSFWKTLVGEPLDPDVDLQEADILTYNYVKKFENINDETELEALCAEIASQHLATESPDCPNKPCCKFTYLTMTGEEVELCPRGRHIPVAWENKDVYAAAIQSLRMRELQTPECMTAVRAGLGSIIPLQLLTTLTPLEMELRTCGLPYINLEFLKAHTMYQVGLMETDQHIEFFWSALELFTQEELCKFIKFACNQERIPFTCPCKDGGPDTAHVPPYPMKIAPPDGAAGSPDSRYIRVETCMFMIKLPQYSSLDIMLEKLRYAIHYREDPLSG, encoded by the exons ATGGCTGTACAGAACCACCTCCTCAGTAACACTATTTTGATTAAACCCGATGACAATGATGACAGTGACAGCTCCTTGCAGGGAGAGACATTGAAGGTACAG GAGCTAAAGACCAGCATTTTGTCTCTTGCTACACAAATTCTGACAGGATGTGATGAAGTCCTAGAAATGCTGCAACAAGTCACTACCGCACTAATAAACAGTGACATTTCTGATAGAGAGCAAAG ATTAAAAGGCCTGGAACAAATTACAAAGGCTACTATGCTTGGTCATCTGCTTCCGGTCCTGCTGACATCCCTGATGCATCCAAATTTGCAAACTCTGACCATGGCTGATGCCTTGATGCCTCAACTGGTGCAGCTGGTTCTTTATACAAGTCAG ACTGCTCTGCTGCTTAAAACTCAGTCTCCAGTTTTCTCAGAACTGAACAGTTCTCCCAGTGGTGCATCAGAACAGAAAGGGAAGCTGTTGCCTGATGAGAG AatgctggaagagaaagaagaaccAGGTTTTCTTACGGGTTTGAAGATCCctgctccctgggctgctgggaAAACTGTAGAAACAGTTCATCCCGTCAGGGATAACTATAAATTTAAAGAAACTGTACATATTCCAGGAGCCCGCTGTTTATATCTTAGATTTGACAACAGATGTTCTTCACAATATGATTATGATAAG TCTAACAgtgtattttatgttttgaagTTGGTGATCTATGCTGGTCCTAACACAAACAGTAGGAAGGTTGCTGAGTATGGAGGCAATACACTGGGATATGGCAGCCGTAGTGTCTTAGGAACTGGTTGGCCGAAAGACTTAGTAAAG GTGGAAGGAGATACAGTCACCTTCTCCTTTGAAATGCGGAGTGGCCGTGAGCACAACACTCCAGACAAAGCCATGTGGGGCTTTGCTTGCACTGTCCGAGCACAG GAGTCTTCAGAGGATGTGTCAGGAGGTTTGCCCTTCTTAGttgacctggcacttggcctttcTGTGTTAGCTTGTTCTATGCTGCGAATATTATACAATGGACCAGAAATTACCAAAGATGAAGAAACCTGTCAAGAGCTCCTAAGATCTAAACTATtacaaag GTGCCAGTGGCAGGTGGAAGCAAATGGTGTAATATCTCCAGCCCTTACACCAAGTCCTTCTCCATTGCCTCTTACCATAGATGAAGACAGAGAGTTTACATATCCTTCGGATGTTCTGGTGCCTCCCGTTGGACACTATTTTGATTTGCCAAGGATCAGGCTGCCTCCAGGAATCATGATAAAGCTCAGGGAAATTTCTGGACGTGCTCGGCCTCAATTTAGACCTAGTATAAA GGAGGTGATCCAGCCAGAAGTAATGGAGGAGATGGTCGTTTCATGTGTGATTAAACATTTGAATTTGGTTGATGCACTCCAGTCCCTGATAAACTTCCAGTATCAAGAAGAACATGCTGAAGAATATGATTTACTTTGTAAAATTATGGGAGAGACCTTTAAGAAGCTAAATGCCATGGAAAGACAATTgcag AgtgtggctgagctggagcagaaATGGCAGAATGAGGTGGATGATGCCATGCATGGGAAGCTGGAGAACAACGTCCCGTTCTTTTACGATTATCACTTCAATGAG AGCAAGATGAAAGAACTGGAACTTCTGTGTTCCAtgaaagaagtttcttttgATGGAAGCGATCTGGAGAACGTGGTCCTGGCGTTAAG GGAGAAGTTTTTTCAAGAGGTGAATTCACTGATACAGAAGACCTCTCATCCCttagcaaaaacaaaaacattagtTAAGAGCTTGATGAACAGAGCAGAGCTGTTATTACATGTCACTATTGCAGCACAGTCTGGTATCACAAGGAGTATATCTGGTACCCCCGCAGAGACTCCAG CCTGTAAATCAGCATCTGAAACCAAAGTGATATCTCACGCAGTCCGCCAGCCCGTCTTCCTGCGCAGCATGTCAGCTCCATCTGATTTAGAAATGATTGGTAACGAAGACATCGAGTTTGCTAGGTCGAGTCAGAG GCGGCGCCATGTAACCAGCCACAGAAGTAGCTCTTTCACGCTTCTGCAGTCACTGGCCATTGAGGACAGCAGAGATAAACCCACGTACAGCGTCTTACTGGGGCAGCTGTTCGCTTTCATTGGAACAAATCCTGACCAAGCG GTGTccagcagcagttttctgctgGCTGCTCAGACCAGGTGGCGTCGGGGGAACACGAGGAAGCAAGCGCTGGTGCACATGAGGGAGCTGCTGACGGCAGCTGTCCGGGTCGGTGGTGTGACGCATCTCGTGGGCCCAGTGACCATGGTACTTCAGGGAGGACCAAG AATCGAAGAGCTCACATGTGGCGGGATGGTGGAACAAGTCCAGGAAGCTTTTGGAGAGACGATGACGTCTGTGGTCTCGCTGTGCGCTCGCTACCCCATTGCTTGTGCAAATAGCATTGGTCTCTTATGCACTATACCTTATACAAG GAGCGAAGAGAAGTGTTTGGTACGTAGCGGCCTGGTGCAGCTTATGGACCGACTTTGCAGCTTAAGCAGCCAGACAGAATCCAgttcaaatgaaaaacagactAAGAAACAGAAGGTGGCCACCATGGCCTGGGCTGCATTCCAGGTGCTCGCCAACCGCTGTGTGGAATGGGAAAAAGAGGAAG GTGGTTCGACAGAAGCTGTTCATTCTGGCCTGGCCCGTCAGGTCTCCAGCCTTCTTACCAACCACCTCGCTCGCGCCACAGAGTGCTGTGGTAACCAGGCTGCGGGAAATGACGCGCTTCAAGATGTTCTCAGTCTTCTTAATGACCTGTCAAG GAGTCACATAGGTAAAGCAATCCTGAGCCAGCCAGCCTGTGTGTCCAAGCTTCTTTCACTTCTCTTGGATCAACGTCCTTCTCCAAAGTTGGTCCTTATAATCCTGCAGCTGTGTCGTGCTGCGCTGCCTCTCATGAGTGTTGAGGACTGTGGAAATGTGGAATTGCCTCCCTGGAGTTACTCGGTTCCTTCTCTGAACAGTGAACAGGATGATCCCAGCGACCCAGCCTCCAAGATTGCCTCTTTGCTGCTGGCCAAGCTAGCGGATTATGTAGTACCAG GATGCCAGACGGTTCTTTCtccaactgcctctgagccgGATACTGCTTTGGCAAAAGCCAGCCCTAAAAATTCCATAAAAGGCGATAAAGATCCTGGAGAAGAAAGTGAGGCAGTGGATGGTaaactttctatttttattcataaaCGGGAAGACCAGTCATCCCATGAAGTCCTTCAGCCGTTACTAAG TAGCTCAGAAGGTCGTCCATTCCGACTAGGAACTGGAGCCAATATGGAGAAAGTGGTGAAAATGGATCGAGACATGACAAAA agtggTTGCTGTGAAGTTATTACAGaagaagctgctgcagctcttcgAAAGGCAACTAAGTGGGCACAGTCTGGTCTCATAGTTAGTGTTGGGCCACCCATAGAAACCGTCAATCCAGAAACTACGAGTGGGTTGTCCACGGGGGACAAAAAGAAGACGGCACAAACATCTATTTGCAGAGAGAGGAATTCCGAGCTTGCCAG GACAGATCCTGTGAGGCCGTTCATTAGTGGTCACGTTGCAAACAGCATGGCAGCAGAGGTGATCGCTTTGCTCCATAGCTTGTTGATGGCACCAGAATCAAACGCAGCTCAGATATGGACAACAACTGctgaaaaa GTTCTGTCACGGGCTCTGATGTATATTCCACAACTTGGGAAATATGCGGAGAGTATTTTGGAGAACGGGAGTAGCAGCGGAAGGAAGCTTGCAAAACTTCAAAGGATCGCTCGGCAGGCAGTAGCTGCCCTTTGTGCTCTGGGTGGCTTTAAGGAGACCATTAAAATAGGTTCTGAAGTTCAG GTTTTAGGTAAAGGAATAGCAGGAAGCATTGGAGTTGTGGCATCTATTAATGAACAAGAAGGTATAGCAACGGTCAAATTTCCACCCACCAGTATAGACAATAGAAAGACTTCACAAGCATCAGACACATTAACTATCCCATTATCTAGGCTCTATGTTCCAAGATCTGAG GCATTGCCTCTTCATAAACTGTCCATTACTGAGAAGGTAGTACAGGCAGTCCAGTCCATGTTGCTCCCTCAGGAGGGAAGTCTCTCTATTCACACCTCACTTCCTGCAACAGGAGATGGCTCAACCCCAGTAATGGCAGTGGTCCGGCTTCTCGCTGAAATCAGAACCAG AGCATGCTTGGTGATGGCTCAGCTGTTAGAAGACAGCTCATTCTGTGAAGAATTCATTCAACAGTGTCCAGCTGCTGTAGAAGTTCTGAATTTGGTAGCGCAGGAGTGCAGTCCTG GGGAGAGGCTCCTTGTTGTAGAAATGCAGTGTGAAAGGTTACGAATGTTGTATCGTGACTGTGCTcgacctcctcctcctcctctccaagcAGACAGAAGGCAG CCCAAAGAAATCACTTGGAGCCCGTCAAGAGTGTTTCCCCCTGTGCGAGCATGCATGTTCTCATCGCATCTCACGGCTGTGACCTTTCTGGCTGATCCTAGCGCAGGCGGGGGACTTCCTCGGGGCACGTTTATCTACGCCACTTCCCCAGTTCCAGTACAG gcACCATCATTCTACTGGGAAATTGAGATAGTTTCCTATGGAGATACAGATGATGACACTGGACCAATTGTTTCGTTTGGATTTGCTACAGAAGCCGAGAAACGGGATGGTGCTTGGACAAACCCAGTGGGCACCTGCCTTTTTCACAA CAATGGGCGAGCGGTACATTACAACGGCTCCAGCCTGCTGCAGTGGAAGAGCGTTAGACTGGACGTGACTCTTTCTCCTG GTGATGTAGCAGGAATTGGCTGGGAAAGAACAGAAGGAACTCCACCCCCTCCAGGGCAGCCAGCTAAAGGCAGagtttattttacatattgTGGGCAGCGACTTGGGCCATATTTAGAGGATGTCTCTGGTGGAATGTGGCCAGTTGTCCACATCCAGAAAAAG AACACCAAAGTCCGCGCTAACTTTGGATCTCGCCAGTTTGCCTACGCGGAAGGACAGGCTCACAGGAACGCCGCCGATCTCTGCATCGACCTGGCTGAAGAAATAAGTGCCAACTTTGAagcgttgccttttgccatggCTTCTGACAGCGATAACGACGCCGGCACCAGCATAGCTTCTGATCCTGGGACCCACGGGCCTCCTTGTAGAATTGCTGCTGTTGCTACGGCTCAACAAC AATATGACAGTGACACATCTTGCCACTATAAAATGGAGCTAAGCTACGAGAATTTTATCACATCGGGCCCCGATCCTCATCCCCCTCCTATTGCAGATGATGAAAGTGATGATGATGACGACGATGATATTCCCCGG GAGGATCATTATGCCCTGTTGGTTAAAGCCTGGGAAACTAAAGTTTTCCCTACAATTAGAAGAAGATTCCGTAATGAGGCCGAGAGGAAGTCTGGCTTGGATCAGATTAAAGGAGCTTTACAGTTAG GAATGGTTGATATAGCACGACAAACCGTGGAATTCCTCTACGAGGAAAACGGTGGCATCCCAAGAGACCTTTACCTTCCTACTATCGAGGATATCAAAGATGAAGCAAACAAATTTACAATCGATAAAGTGCGAAAAG GTCTCACAGTGGTGACTCGCTCTCCTGACAGTAACAACGTCACTAGCAGCGCTGTTGGAACAGCTTTACCCAAGTTTGCAATTCGTGGGATGCTGAAGACGTTTGGTCTTCACGGTGTCGTTCTGGATGTTGATTCG GTAAACGAGTTGGTACAAGTAGAGACGTATCTCAGGAGCGAAGGAGTTCTGGTCAGGTACTGGTATCCTATCGACATGTTAGAACGGCCGCCCGCGGGTTATAGGAGGACTGCGACAAACGGATTGGTTACCCTGGATAATACCAACATCCAAATccacag AGAGCTTTTGCGAAGCGAAGCTGCTCTGGCCAAGCTATACTGCCGCATGGCTCTCCTCAATATTTTTGCCCCTAAATCTCCACACATGTTTACTCGGCTGTTTCATATTCCTGCTATCCGCGATATCACTCTGGAGCACCTGCAGTTGCTCTCCAACCAACTTCTCGCACCACCTCTTCCTG ACGGCACAATCAGTTCCAGTTCCATTCTTCTGGCCCAGTCCCTGCAGCACTGCGTCCGCTCCCAGAACTGCGCTGCCACAGACCTGTTCTACCAAGGCAACTCGCAGGCCATCAGGGAGTGGCTGACGGTCGCCATCACTCGGACACTGCATCAGGGAGAGGAGAGTCTGTTAGATCTCACTAAACAGATCTGCTCCTTTTTGCAG ACGGCACCGGAACAGTTTCCCGCGGAAGAATTCCCCATTTCAGAATCCAAAGTCAACATGGATGTTAATTTTCCTGGGGCTGCATTTGTAATTGTGTCCTGTAAGGAAAGTCAGTCTGGATTCCGCAAAGA TTCATCCCTGTATAAAGCTCCTTGGGCTCGAGTGCTCGTCTACGGACTCGGGCATAAAGTTAAAAGGAACGGTCAGTTAAACCTGATTGAAGCGGTGTGCTACCCGCGAGATGCCTCACCCACCAACACGGGCCTAACGCCGCCCCCAACCACCAATCAGTACCCTTCAGTCATCACCCCCACGGACAAGGTCCACATCAAactag GGGTGTCTCCTCCccctggagctgtgctggtcTTGCATTCTCTTCCCCTTGAATTCCCCCTGGCAATGGCATTCACAGAGCAGCTCCTAACTTGGAAGTTGGAAGATGGGGATGGAAAATCAGAAGACGAACTGGATACTATTCCTGCCTCAGTCCTCTTGCAAGTAGTGGAATTTTTAG GGAACTTTCTCTGGACAACTGACATGGCAGCGTGTGTGAAAGAATTAATCTTTCATCTCTTGGCTGAGCTGCTTCGCAAAATTCACAAtctggagcagaagaaaaatcccGCAGGATTGTCGTCTTCGATTGCCCTGCAGCTCAATCCCTGCCTGGCGATGCTGATGGCCCTGCAGTCAGAACTTCACAAGTTGTATGACGAAGAAACACAAAACTGGGTGTCTGGAAGTGCCTGTGGTGGTTCTGGTGTTGGGGTGGCTGACCAAGGAAGGTTTTCGACGTATTTCCATGCTCTGATGGAAATCTGCCTTGCCGTAGCAGAAGTGACCTTACCCATCAATATGAGCGTGACAGCTAATGTGATGTCTTCAACAAGTGCCCCAAACCTCAGTgattcttcctcctcatcttcatcttctCCAGGACAGACACCACAGAGTCCAAGCTTGCtgtcaaagaggaaaaaagtcaaaatgaagCGCGAAAAGACATCGTCTTCGGGCAAACGTTCTTCATCCAGAGCAGCTGAAACAGATGCCGCTATCCTCAGCATTGGAGGCAGCAAGCCTGAGGATATGTTGTGGTTTCACAGAGCACTGACTCTGCTTATAATCCTCAGGCACTTAACTAAAAAGGATCCCCAAGGGCTGGGGGTGACCAACGATGCTGTTGCGGACGCGTGTCAGGCGCTCGTAGGTCCTACAGCTCACAGCCGCTTGCTTGTCATTTCTGGTATACCCACGCACTTAGAGGAGAGCACGGTCAGAAGTGCCATCAGAAAAGCGTGTAACGCACACGGCGGAGTCTTCAAAGACGAGATCTATATCCCTCTGCAGGAGGAGGATCCCAAAAAAACGAAGGACAAAGCAGAAGGAGGAGAATGCAGAACTGAGCTGGAAAAGCCAACCGTTTCCAGTAGCGCAGACAGTTTGGAtgtcagcagctccagcagcgtCACACCCGCCATGAGCGTCAGCGCTTCAGCATCTACCAGCCAGGCTTCGCTCTGCAGCTCACAGGGCATCTCCCGGACTGTTAGCGATATCTCAGTCGACCAGTTTCAGGCTGGGCTGGAACTGGCAATCCCACCAGGATTGCTGGAACCGCATGTCGTGTCCAGCCAGGAGAGTTTGGATCTGTCCCACTGCAGCACCGGGAGCCTTGGCAGCCTCggcagccttggggaaccaCTCGATAACGCAGAAACGGTGTCTGTGTCCGATGTTGGATCCATGTACACGGTCACATCTCTGGACAACCAGCCGCTGCTGTCACGGCCAATCAAAGGTTTTGCTGTAGTGGAG ATAAGGTCAAGAGCTAAAATAGAGAAAATCCGAGCCAGTCTATTTAATAGTAGTGACCTCATTGGTTTGTCAAGTCTGGATGGTGAAGATGAACTGATGGAAATGTCAACTGAAGAGATTTTAACTGTTTCTACGGTAAACCAGAGCTTATTTGATACACAAGGGAGCCCAGCACTAgaagattattttaatgataAGTCAATAAAAG gtgAGAAATTGGTCCCAGGTGCTCGGGAAGTcctcacagaaatatttaaaagctgcatCCATTCTGAGCAGATGTTGAGCCTGACTCCAGCCAAACCCATTAAGGTTGCTGATATATATCTCAGTAAAGAGCAGATAAATTCCCAGACTCCTGGAAACCTCCTCCATGTGTTCTTCACAAATGTCCGCCCTCCAAAGAAGGTGCTAGAGGACCAGCTCACTCAG ATTTTGAGGAAATATGGTGTGCCCAAGCCCAAATTCGACAAGAGCAAGTACAACAAGGCGGGCAAGGAGCAACATCCAGTGAAGGTTGTGAGCACCAAGCGCCCTGTTACTAAACAACCTACAAAGGAAAAGTCCATGCTCAATAGTGTCAG CCGAACAGCCTTAAGTGAGAAGAAACCTACTGTAAAGCCAAAGTCTCCTGAGAAGAGTAAACCTGAAGAGAAAGACCCTGAAAAGTCTCCCACAAAGAAACAGGAAG TTCCTGAGGAGAAGTATTTGACACTGGATGGATTTCACAGATTTGTGGTCGACCGATCTAAACAGGATATCCGGAGTGTGTGGAGGGCAATTCTGTCCTGTGGATATGATCTACATTTTGAAAG GTGTGCCTGCATTGATGCCAGACACGCTCAAAAAGCGTCCCGGAAATGGACCCTGGAAATGGATGTGGCCCTTGTTCAGTACATTAACCGGCTCTGTCGCCACCTTGCAATTACCCCAGCGCGGCTCCATCCCCATGAAGTTTATTTGGATACAGCTGATGCAGCAGATCCCAGAATTTCCTGTCTGTTGA ATGTTCCCGTTGAAAGTCTGCGCCTGCGGTTTGCGCTGCTTCAGTCTCTCAATACGACATTGGAGACGTTCTTCTTACCGCTGGTGGAGCTGCGGCAGAGCGAGATGTACACTCACAGCATCGCCGCCTTGCTGCAGGAGGCCAAAG GCCTAATCTTTTACGACACAAAGGTAACTGTAATGAACAGAGTGCTGAACGCCACTGTCCAAAGAACTGCTGATCACGCAGCCCCAGAAATCACCCTGGATCCCTTGGAAATAGTCGGAG GGGAGATCCGCTCTTCAGAAAACTCGTATTTCTGCCAGGCAGCCAGGCAGCTGGCCTGCGTGCCGTCCTCGCAGCTCTGCGTCAAGCTGGCCAGCGGGGGGGACCCCACGTACGCCTTCAACATCCGCTTCACGGGGGAGGAGGTTCACGGGACAA GTGGATCTTTCCGTCACTTCCTTTGGCAAGTCTGTAAAGAGTTACAGAGCTCCTcgctctccctcctcctgctgtgccccagctctgctgtgaatAAGAACAAG GGGAGGTACATTTTGACACCCAGCCCCATAACCTACGCGGAGGAGCAGTTATTCCATTTCTTCGGGCAGCTCTTGGGTATTGCCATTCGAGCAGATGTTCCTCTGCCACTCGACCTCCTGCCGTCCTTCTGGAAGACCCTGGTGGGAGAGCCACTGGATCCTGATGTTGATCTCCAAGAAGCCGACATCCTCACCTACAACTACGtcaaaaaatttgaaaat ATAAACGATGAGACGGAATTGGAAGCTCTGTGCGCAGAAATTGCTTCTCAGCACCTGGCGACAGAGAGCCCTGACTGTCCCAACAAGCCGTGCTGCAAATTCACCTACCTGACCATGACGGGGGAGGAAGTGGAGCTTTGTCCCAGGGGCAGGCACATCCCCGTGGC ATGGGAGAACAAGGACGTGTACGCAGCAGCGATCCAGAGCCTGAGGATGCGCGAGCTGCAGACGCCGGAGTGCATGACGGCTGTGCGTGCGGGCCTGGGCTCCATCAtccccctgcagctcctcaccaCGCTGACGCCTCTGGAGATGGAGCTGAGGACGTGTGGCCTTCCCTACATCAACCTGGAGTTCCTCAAG GCGCACACCATGTACCAGGTGGGCTTGATGGAGACGGATCAGCACATCGAGTTCTTCTGGAGCGCGCTGGAGCTCTTCACGCAGGAGGAGCTCTGCAAGTTCATCAAGTTCGCCTGCAACCAGGAGCGGATCCCCTTCACCTGCCCCTGCAAAGACGGGGGCCCCGACACCGCCCACGTGCCGCCGTACCCCATGAAAATCGCCCCCCCCGATGGGGCTGCAG GTTCTCCGGACTCTCGGTACATCCGTGTGGAAACGTGCATGTTCATGATCAAACTCCCGCAGTATTCCTCGCTGGACATCATGCTGGAGAAGCTCCGATACGCCATCCACTACCGGGAGGATCCGCTCAGCGGCTGA